From one Gemmobacter sp. genomic stretch:
- a CDS encoding LexA family transcriptional regulator, whose amino-acid sequence MGELLAQFAFVWDLERNCGAGRLAAYGFYLPYTVTDQGGSGRKLPDKEFLSSRLEAEAMRRIKEAIRIRGGAQRVAEITGIPLGTLNKNLSGQTKASFSTVMAIIEGLEIEPALIFPSPKPPVKTSELRQRAHEAFRAKQERMRIADAASLEHPLQEPVGLGVFGPDELDQPGMISIPRYDEVRPSAGPGAVAISDVPTTRVAFEKHWLTEIGVQTASAVILPAQGDSMEPTIANGSPMLVDTSKTEIQNGFIYVIAVENDLLVKRVRRRLDGRIDLISDNRAYDTETLDAAALQQLRVIGRVYAAVSKF is encoded by the coding sequence TTGGGCGAACTGTTGGCGCAGTTCGCCTTTGTTTGGGACTTGGAACGCAACTGCGGGGCTGGAAGGCTCGCCGCATATGGTTTTTATCTACCATATACGGTCACAGATCAAGGGGGCTCTGGTAGGAAATTGCCAGATAAGGAATTCCTGTCGTCGCGCCTCGAGGCCGAAGCTATGCGGCGGATCAAGGAGGCCATAAGAATACGAGGTGGAGCACAAAGAGTGGCGGAGATTACGGGTATACCATTGGGAACATTGAATAAAAACCTGTCCGGTCAAACCAAGGCATCATTCTCCACAGTGATGGCCATCATTGAAGGCTTGGAGATTGAGCCGGCTCTAATCTTCCCGTCGCCAAAACCGCCGGTGAAGACCAGCGAGCTGCGTCAACGAGCACATGAGGCGTTTCGTGCCAAGCAGGAGCGCATGCGGATCGCTGATGCGGCGAGCCTTGAACATCCGCTTCAGGAACCTGTAGGGCTTGGCGTGTTTGGCCCGGATGAGTTGGATCAGCCCGGCATGATATCCATCCCGAGGTACGATGAGGTCCGACCATCTGCTGGACCTGGGGCCGTCGCCATCAGCGACGTACCAACCACCCGCGTCGCCTTCGAAAAGCACTGGTTAACGGAAATCGGGGTGCAGACCGCATCTGCGGTTATTTTGCCAGCCCAAGGCGACAGCATGGAGCCCACCATCGCGAACGGCTCCCCAATGCTGGTGGACACCTCAAAGACCGAGATCCAGAACGGCTTCATCTATGTGATCGCCGTCGAGAACGACCTGCTGGTGAAGCGCGTCCGCCGCCGCCTCGATGGGAGGATCGATCTCATTTCCGACAACCGGGCCTATGATACAGAAACCCTTGATGCCGCCGCGCTGCAACAGTTGCGCGTGATCGGTCGGGTTTATGCCGCCGTCAGCAAGTTCTGA
- a CDS encoding helix-turn-helix transcriptional regulator yields MAKQPWTKARIKCALEERGMTMTGLAELKGINPNNFRAVWSRTVRPAEQAISEFLGVPAAELFPDRYPIRKSSLLSKENEALIASQKAAREADRAAAA; encoded by the coding sequence ATGGCGAAGCAGCCCTGGACGAAAGCCAGGATCAAATGCGCCCTTGAGGAGCGCGGCATGACCATGACGGGTCTGGCCGAGCTCAAGGGCATCAATCCCAACAATTTCCGGGCCGTCTGGTCGCGCACCGTGCGGCCCGCCGAGCAGGCCATCTCCGAGTTTCTCGGTGTGCCCGCCGCCGAACTTTTCCCGGATCGCTACCCCATCAGGAAGTCCTCGCTCCTTTCTAAGGAAAACGAGGCGCTGATTGCGAGTCAAAAAGCGGCTCGCGAAGCTGACAGGGCGGCGGCGGCATGA
- a CDS encoding ParB/RepB/Spo0J family partition protein: protein MTSLSILDLPIRDIDVPADRARDYDENAALALAAVIAEQGLQHPIRVRRTGDRFQLVSGLRRLRAYELNQQTTIPATITSADSDDAARLEEVMENLGREELIALDRCHHLYELKVVWERLHPSFANGGGNQRGKNGGKTFPTDPEAPEVFGFAASVAEAVGLSKRTINAAVKIWQGLSPSSRTRLAGTALATKQTELKALSEEGPARQARILDLILGDEAPEVQNVSAALAFMDGGAQPTDLERRYRVVAEGLKALPDDSFDLLVIENEERVLAALKRKGRI from the coding sequence ATGACCTCTCTCTCCATCCTTGACCTGCCAATCCGGGACATCGACGTGCCGGCTGATCGGGCGCGGGACTATGACGAAAACGCCGCTCTGGCGCTGGCTGCAGTCATCGCCGAACAGGGGCTGCAGCACCCGATCCGGGTGCGCCGCACGGGCGATCGCTTCCAGTTGGTCAGCGGCCTGCGCCGGCTGCGCGCCTATGAGCTGAACCAGCAGACCACCATTCCAGCCACCATCACCAGCGCTGACAGCGACGACGCCGCGCGGCTGGAAGAGGTGATGGAGAACCTCGGACGCGAAGAACTGATCGCGCTGGACCGCTGCCATCACCTGTATGAGCTGAAGGTGGTGTGGGAGCGCCTTCATCCCAGCTTTGCCAATGGGGGCGGAAACCAGCGCGGAAAGAACGGTGGGAAAACTTTTCCCACCGATCCAGAGGCGCCCGAGGTTTTCGGCTTTGCCGCCTCAGTCGCGGAAGCCGTCGGCTTGTCGAAGCGCACCATCAACGCTGCCGTCAAGATTTGGCAGGGCCTGTCCCCGTCATCTCGCACCCGCCTTGCCGGTACCGCTCTGGCGACCAAGCAGACCGAACTGAAGGCACTGTCCGAGGAGGGCCCGGCACGGCAGGCGCGGATCCTCGATCTGATCCTGGGCGACGAGGCGCCCGAGGTTCAGAATGTCAGCGCAGCTTTGGCCTTCATGGATGGCGGCGCGCAGCCGACGGACCTTGAAAGGCGGTATCGCGTTGTGGCGGAAGGCCTGAAGGCTCTGCCTGACGACAGCTTCGACCTGCTGGTCATTGAGAACGAGGAGCGCGTCCTGGCGGCCCTGAAACGGAAAGGCCGTATCTGA
- a CDS encoding Mu transposase C-terminal domain-containing protein, protein MNDLVPITASPPAIKEYYTAREIAEIALRRGIVGFPTSERGVRDHAESSGWNDLASHLCRRREGRGGGREYHVTLLPQAMRDALAGWGMQAALIRQHQAEQDADARKLAALRQSALAPHPRKVMEARAEVLRAIEGYAMAHQKARAWAIARFLDAQEAHGQRLETERRRDESLPLTEREVVALGTALVLTAADGFQLRPEVLVVANDRRARAKIGRSAIYEWFKTRDERGVVALAPVPPKQEQDIPAGFYDFLKFWALPGKPSVPEAHKDYLEAVEKRSGVQPMTVTLDQVQYILRNRIKGLDKYVGREGLLTLRSRMAYVTRTTDDMWPTTIYTADGKTFDAEVADPVSNRAMRPEITSVLDVATRKCVGYAVSRKENVIAVTEALRRSCSVHGICAIFYTDRGAGYKNKTFDADVGGLMGRLGITKMHALPYNSQAKGIIERFNHVWNNLAKRMPTYIGRDMDKEAKKAVHKETRSEIKEFGQARRLPSWADFIAAVEKTIADYNDEPHDGLPRFEDPETGRRRHMTPNEAWAAHVKNGFEPVRIDPAEEEDLFRPYTVCTTRRSQVRWNTNDYFHESLERYYGEKVMVGYDLHQADKVWVREFDPESGNPGKLICVALYMGNAQRYIPLTAEQKALETRSKSAIKRLNDKIEAKQAELDAPWLIEAQPVEIADFIDMAPEPVPAPAQLVVDNAARDESPAPRRRVFRSDEELAAWALKHPDELTQPQIGLLRECVASRNKLKVFQMAGIDTEALRTLLRAAAA, encoded by the coding sequence ATGAACGATCTTGTGCCAATCACAGCTTCGCCGCCAGCCATCAAGGAATATTACACCGCCCGCGAGATTGCGGAAATTGCGCTGCGGCGCGGGATCGTGGGGTTTCCGACGTCGGAACGAGGCGTCCGGGATCACGCCGAGAGTTCCGGCTGGAACGACCTTGCCTCGCACCTGTGCCGCAGGCGCGAAGGGCGCGGTGGCGGTCGGGAATACCACGTCACCCTGCTGCCGCAGGCAATGCGCGATGCGCTGGCCGGGTGGGGCATGCAGGCCGCGCTGATCCGTCAGCACCAAGCCGAGCAGGATGCCGATGCCCGCAAGCTGGCCGCGCTGCGCCAGTCGGCACTGGCACCTCATCCTCGCAAGGTCATGGAAGCCCGCGCAGAGGTGCTGCGCGCGATCGAAGGCTATGCGATGGCCCATCAGAAGGCCCGCGCCTGGGCCATCGCACGGTTCCTCGACGCCCAGGAGGCGCATGGGCAGCGCCTGGAAACCGAGCGGCGGCGAGATGAAAGCCTGCCGCTGACCGAACGCGAGGTGGTAGCCCTTGGCACGGCGCTGGTCCTGACAGCTGCAGACGGGTTCCAGCTGCGACCTGAGGTGCTTGTCGTCGCCAATGACCGGCGCGCGCGGGCCAAAATTGGCCGATCAGCGATTTACGAATGGTTCAAGACCCGCGACGAGCGCGGTGTTGTTGCTCTGGCCCCGGTCCCGCCGAAGCAGGAGCAGGATATTCCTGCCGGCTTCTACGATTTCCTGAAGTTCTGGGCTTTGCCCGGCAAGCCTTCGGTGCCCGAGGCCCATAAGGATTATCTCGAAGCCGTCGAAAAGCGGAGCGGCGTCCAGCCGATGACCGTTACACTTGATCAGGTGCAGTACATACTGCGCAATCGGATCAAAGGGCTCGACAAATATGTCGGCCGCGAAGGGCTGCTGACGCTGCGCTCGCGCATGGCCTATGTCACCCGTACAACCGATGACATGTGGCCGACGACGATCTACACGGCCGACGGCAAGACCTTCGATGCCGAGGTCGCGGACCCGGTGTCGAACCGGGCGATGCGGCCCGAGATCACCTCGGTGCTGGATGTAGCGACGCGGAAGTGCGTCGGCTACGCGGTCTCGCGCAAGGAAAACGTCATTGCTGTGACCGAGGCCTTGCGCCGCTCATGTTCCGTCCATGGCATCTGCGCCATTTTCTACACCGACCGCGGCGCCGGCTATAAGAACAAGACCTTCGACGCCGATGTCGGCGGGTTGATGGGCCGCCTCGGCATCACGAAGATGCATGCACTGCCCTATAATAGCCAGGCCAAGGGCATCATCGAGCGGTTCAACCACGTCTGGAACAACCTTGCCAAGCGCATGCCGACGTACATCGGCCGTGACATGGACAAGGAAGCCAAGAAAGCAGTCCACAAGGAAACGCGCTCCGAGATCAAGGAGTTCGGGCAGGCCCGCCGGCTTCCCAGCTGGGCAGACTTCATCGCAGCGGTCGAAAAGACCATTGCGGACTATAACGACGAGCCGCACGACGGCTTGCCGCGCTTCGAAGACCCGGAAACCGGCCGCCGCCGGCATATGACCCCGAATGAAGCCTGGGCAGCGCATGTCAAGAACGGGTTCGAGCCTGTCAGGATCGACCCTGCCGAAGAAGAAGACCTGTTCCGTCCCTATACCGTCTGCACCACCCGCCGGTCGCAGGTGCGCTGGAACACCAACGACTACTTCCACGAGTCGCTGGAGCGGTACTACGGCGAGAAGGTCATGGTCGGTTACGACCTGCACCAGGCGGACAAGGTCTGGGTGCGCGAGTTCGACCCGGAAAGCGGCAATCCCGGCAAGCTGATCTGTGTGGCGCTCTATATGGGCAATGCTCAGCGCTACATCCCGCTGACGGCAGAACAAAAGGCGCTGGAGACCCGCAGCAAGTCGGCGATCAAGCGCCTGAATGACAAGATCGAGGCCAAACAGGCCGAACTGGACGCGCCCTGGTTGATCGAGGCTCAACCTGTCGAGATCGCGGATTTCATCGATATGGCGCCGGAGCCTGTTCCCGCACCGGCGCAGCTTGTGGTGGACAACGCCGCCCGCGACGAGTCGCCGGCGCCCCGTCGTCGCGTGTTCCGGTCGGATGAGGAACTGGCGGCCTGGGCTCTGAAACACCCGGACGAACTCACGCAGCCCC